The following proteins are co-located in the Corynebacterium aquilae DSM 44791 genome:
- a CDS encoding carboxymuconolactone decarboxylase family protein gives MSIDNLKGSLPEYAKDLKLNLGTLARGTELNEQQLWGTFLATAAATRNEAVFSEIADEAKGHLSDEAFEAALGAATIMAMNNVAYRAKEFLGGDYAQVKMGLRMNIIANSGVDRADFELWSLAVSTINGCEACTSAHDNTVRGEGLTKEQVFEAVKIAATMQGVAQAVAIEAAR, from the coding sequence ATGTCGATCGATAACCTGAAGGGCTCCCTGCCGGAGTACGCCAAGGACCTCAAGCTGAACCTGGGCACCCTCGCCCGTGGCACCGAGCTCAACGAGCAGCAGCTGTGGGGCACCTTCCTTGCCACCGCCGCCGCTACCCGCAACGAGGCAGTCTTCTCCGAGATCGCTGACGAGGCTAAGGGCCACCTGTCCGACGAGGCTTTCGAGGCAGCCCTCGGCGCCGCCACCATCATGGCTATGAACAACGTTGCTTACCGCGCCAAGGAATTCCTCGGTGGCGACTACGCACAGGTCAAGATGGGTCTGCGCATGAACATCATCGCTAACTCCGGTGTTGACCGCGCGGACTTCGAGCTGTGGTCCCTGGCTGTGTCCACCATCAACGGCTGTGAGGCTTGCACCTCCGCCCACGACAACACCGTTCGTGGCGAGGGCCTGACCAAGGAGCAGGTCTTCGAGGCAGTCAAGATTGCCGCCACCATGCAGGGCGTCGCCCAGGCTGTGGCCATCGAGGCCGCACGCTAA
- a CDS encoding peroxiredoxin, which yields MALLTIGDKFPEFSLTALKGGDLHSVDASSPEDYFETVSSDSYPGKWKVVFFYPKDFTFVCPTEIAAFGKLDEEFQDRDTQILGGSIDNEFSHFNWRATHPELKTVPFPMFSDIKHDLIKALGVENAEGVADRATFIIDPDGIIQFVSVTPDAVGRNVDEVLRVLDALQSEEVCACNWQKNDPTKNINKMEQLQEGLK from the coding sequence GTGGCTCTTTTGACCATTGGCGACAAGTTCCCCGAGTTCAGCCTGACCGCCCTCAAGGGTGGCGACCTGCACAGCGTCGACGCTTCCTCCCCCGAGGATTACTTCGAGACCGTGTCCAGCGATTCCTACCCGGGCAAGTGGAAGGTCGTGTTCTTCTACCCGAAGGACTTCACCTTCGTCTGCCCCACCGAGATCGCTGCCTTCGGCAAGCTCGATGAGGAATTCCAGGATCGCGACACCCAGATCCTGGGTGGCTCCATCGACAACGAGTTCTCCCACTTCAACTGGCGTGCAACCCACCCGGAGCTGAAGACCGTTCCGTTCCCGATGTTCTCCGACATCAAGCACGACCTGATCAAGGCTCTCGGCGTGGAAAACGCTGAGGGTGTCGCCGACCGCGCAACCTTCATCATCGATCCCGACGGCATCATCCAGTTCGTGTCCGTCACCCCGGATGCCGTCGGCCGTAACGTCGACGAGGTGCTGCGCGTTCTCGACGCTCTGCAGTCTGAAGAGGTCTGCGCCTGCAACTGGCAGAAGAACGACCCCACCAAGAACATCAACAAGATGGAGCAGCTCCAGGAAGGTCTGAAGTAA
- a CDS encoding DEAD/DEAH box helicase gives MTLTSLIPDLQEVPSSLVEEAIFDSFVSYTQQSGLSLYPAQEEAAMALMGGDNVILATPTGSGKSMVALAAHFYALAKGQRSFYTAPIKALVSEKFFSLCEVFGPENVGMMTGDATVNGQAPIVCATAEIVANIALRQGADADIDQVVMDEFHYYSDPQRGWAWQVPLLELSGAQFLLMSATLGDTEALSADLSERTGRPTTLVAGAQRPVPLEFSYVYTPVHETVEELLAADKAPIYVVHFSQREASERAQALTSVQMVSKEEKEKIATEIGDFRFSTTFGKDLSKLLRRGIGVHHAGMLPKYRRLVERLAQTGLLKVICGTDTLGVGINVPIRTVLMTGLAKFDGTKERIVSSREFHQIAGRAGRAGFDTVGYVVIEAPEHEIENVRLRKRAGGDEKKLKKLKKKSAPAGRVSWTDSTYERLTVAEPEQLVSQFRVSNSMVLNLLARGGDTGQVFGNLLRGSHNTRAKQNQDIRTTIELVRGLLSSGVAQRVEHPGQDPAVTYELCEDIQRDFALNQPLAPLAVAMLEVLDPDSETYALDVVSVFEAVLDDPRPVLVAQEKAARGEELAALKAEGVEYTERMALLEEVTYPQPLAELIEQSYQTYCEGHPWAREFSPSPKSVVRDMVEHGMTFSDMVATYKISRAEGVLLRYLTDAWRTLSHSVPAERMSQELDDIIVWLGELIRQVDSSLVDEWALMADPDAPISKQQLEQERGFGVTDPQSLSANKRALTIMVRNYMFRLVELFAFEKEAELESVLDYLSDSAEGIPDFGAALDDYFEEYADLDVSPAARGPEYFRLDTGAPSSRVWQVRQIIKDPADDKAFAFVAEVDLDASDAAGEVRLGSLRIDYA, from the coding sequence GTGACGTTAACGAGCCTGATCCCTGATTTGCAAGAAGTTCCTTCCTCCTTGGTTGAGGAGGCAATCTTCGATTCTTTCGTGTCTTATACCCAGCAGTCTGGGTTGTCGCTTTATCCGGCCCAGGAGGAGGCGGCGATGGCATTGATGGGGGGCGATAACGTTATTTTGGCAACGCCGACGGGGTCGGGTAAGTCGATGGTGGCGTTGGCCGCCCATTTCTATGCGTTGGCCAAGGGGCAGCGTTCTTTTTATACGGCCCCGATTAAGGCTTTGGTAAGCGAGAAGTTTTTCAGCCTGTGTGAGGTTTTTGGCCCGGAGAACGTGGGCATGATGACTGGTGATGCCACGGTGAATGGGCAGGCGCCGATTGTGTGTGCGACGGCGGAGATCGTGGCGAATATTGCGCTGCGTCAGGGCGCGGATGCTGATATCGATCAGGTAGTGATGGATGAGTTCCACTATTATTCGGATCCGCAGCGCGGGTGGGCTTGGCAGGTCCCGTTGTTGGAGTTGTCGGGCGCCCAGTTTTTGTTGATGTCGGCGACTTTGGGTGACACGGAAGCGCTGAGCGCTGACTTGTCGGAACGAACGGGCCGTCCGACGACGTTGGTGGCGGGTGCGCAGCGCCCGGTGCCGTTGGAGTTTTCCTACGTGTACACCCCGGTGCACGAGACGGTGGAGGAGCTTCTTGCAGCGGATAAGGCTCCGATTTATGTGGTGCACTTTTCGCAAAGGGAGGCCAGCGAGCGCGCTCAGGCTTTGACGAGCGTGCAGATGGTGTCTAAGGAAGAGAAGGAAAAGATTGCGACGGAAATCGGCGATTTCCGTTTTTCGACGACTTTTGGCAAGGATTTGTCGAAGTTATTGCGGCGGGGTATCGGGGTGCACCATGCGGGCATGTTGCCGAAGTATCGGCGTTTGGTGGAGCGTTTGGCGCAGACCGGTTTGTTGAAGGTGATTTGTGGCACCGATACCTTAGGGGTGGGGATTAATGTGCCGATTCGTACCGTGTTGATGACGGGTTTGGCGAAGTTTGATGGAACCAAGGAACGTATTGTTTCTTCCCGCGAGTTTCATCAGATTGCGGGGCGTGCGGGCCGCGCTGGTTTCGATACGGTCGGCTATGTCGTCATTGAGGCTCCGGAGCACGAGATTGAGAACGTGCGTTTGCGTAAGCGTGCGGGCGGGGATGAGAAGAAGCTGAAGAAGTTGAAGAAGAAGTCTGCGCCTGCGGGTAGGGTGTCGTGGACTGATTCGACCTATGAGCGTTTGACGGTGGCGGAGCCGGAGCAGTTGGTCAGCCAGTTTCGGGTGTCGAATTCGATGGTGTTGAATTTGTTGGCGCGTGGTGGTGACACTGGGCAGGTTTTCGGCAATTTGTTGCGGGGCAGCCACAATACGAGGGCGAAGCAGAATCAGGATATTCGCACCACGATTGAGTTGGTGCGGGGTTTGTTGTCTTCTGGTGTGGCGCAGCGGGTGGAGCATCCTGGCCAGGATCCTGCGGTGACGTATGAGCTGTGTGAGGATATTCAGCGTGATTTTGCGTTGAATCAGCCTTTGGCGCCGTTGGCTGTGGCGATGTTGGAGGTGCTGGATCCGGACTCTGAGACGTACGCCCTTGATGTGGTCAGTGTGTTTGAGGCGGTGTTGGATGATCCGCGTCCGGTGTTGGTGGCGCAGGAGAAGGCGGCGCGTGGGGAAGAGTTGGCTGCGTTGAAGGCTGAGGGGGTGGAGTACACGGAGCGGATGGCGTTGTTGGAGGAGGTGACGTATCCGCAGCCTTTGGCGGAGCTGATTGAGCAGTCGTATCAGACGTATTGTGAGGGGCATCCGTGGGCGCGGGAGTTTTCGCCGTCGCCGAAGTCTGTGGTTCGCGACATGGTGGAGCACGGGATGACGTTCTCCGACATGGTGGCGACTTATAAGATTTCGCGGGCTGAGGGGGTGTTGCTGCGCTATTTGACGGATGCGTGGCGCACGCTGTCGCATTCTGTTCCTGCGGAGCGAATGAGTCAGGAACTTGATGACATCATCGTGTGGTTGGGCGAGTTGATTCGCCAGGTCGATTCCTCTTTGGTGGATGAGTGGGCGTTGATGGCGGATCCTGATGCGCCGATTTCCAAGCAGCAGTTGGAGCAGGAGCGCGGTTTTGGGGTGACGGATCCGCAGTCGTTGTCGGCGAATAAGCGGGCGTTGACGATCATGGTGCGTAACTACATGTTCCGCTTGGTGGAGTTGTTTGCCTTCGAGAAGGAAGCCGAGTTGGAGTCCGTGTTGGATTATCTGTCTGATTCGGCGGAGGGCATTCCGGATTTCGGTGCTGCTTTGGATGATTATTTTGAGGAGTATGCGGATCTGGATGTGTCTCCTGCGGCGAGGGGGCCGGAGTATTTCCGTCTGGATACTGGCGCCCCGTCGAGCAGGGTGTGGCAGGTGCGCCAAATCATTAAGGATCCGGCCGACGATAAGGCTTTTGCTTTTGTGGCTGAGGTGGATTTGGATGCCTCTGATGCTGCGGGCGAGGTTCGTTTGGGCAGTTTGCGCATCGATTACGCCTAA
- a CDS encoding PTS sugar transporter subunit IIA: MSPCAGQLTALSEVNDPVFNSYTVGDGIAVTPANAGEVTVCAPCSGKAIRVMPHAFVILTEEKTGILVHVGIDTVQLKGEGFDVLVEQGCHVDMGQAMVRYTPQEVADKGLDPVVLIVAMDSARGDAQLTKLSPGDKVETGAPLFHL; encoded by the coding sequence ATGAGTCCCTGCGCGGGACAATTGACCGCTCTTTCCGAGGTGAATGACCCGGTCTTTAACAGCTACACGGTCGGCGATGGCATCGCCGTAACCCCCGCCAACGCCGGCGAGGTCACCGTGTGCGCACCGTGCTCCGGGAAAGCGATCCGAGTCATGCCGCACGCTTTCGTGATTTTGACGGAGGAAAAGACCGGCATCCTGGTGCACGTTGGTATCGATACCGTCCAGCTCAAGGGCGAGGGCTTCGATGTTCTCGTGGAGCAAGGGTGCCACGTGGACATGGGGCAGGCGATGGTGCGCTATACCCCCCAAGAGGTAGCGGATAAGGGGCTCGATCCGGTAGTTCTCATCGTCGCGATGGATTCCGCCCGAGGGGATGCTCAACTCACGAAGCTCAGCCCCGGCGATAAGGTCGAAACCGGCGCACCACTGTTCCACCTTTAA
- a CDS encoding hydrogen peroxide-inducible genes activator encodes MSNKAYRPTLAQLRSFVTIAEVRHFGSAANKLGISQPSLSQALVSLESGLNVQLIERSTRRVIVTPAGRELLPYATATLEAADRFLAQAHGVGGGLVGPVTLGIIPTIAPYLLPSFFDIVSDELPGVHLRIIEEQTANLLTGLREGSIDVAILALPIDNSGLETTHLYAEDFAVVCPINHPLAGRTDLSVSDLEGEKLLLLDDGHCLRDQVVELCRSADLQARNSVSDTRLASLATVMQCVAGGMGVTLIPSSAVEAEAKRPGLAIARFSSSVTASRTVGLCYRRSSGRADEFERIGNIARRAFDNSIK; translated from the coding sequence ATGAGCAATAAAGCGTATCGTCCGACGCTCGCACAACTGCGATCGTTCGTCACCATCGCCGAGGTCCGACACTTCGGCAGCGCAGCCAATAAGCTGGGCATTTCCCAGCCTTCGCTGTCCCAGGCCTTGGTGAGCCTCGAATCCGGTTTGAACGTTCAACTTATTGAACGCTCCACCCGGCGCGTCATCGTGACCCCCGCAGGACGAGAGCTTCTCCCCTACGCCACCGCCACCTTGGAGGCCGCGGATCGCTTCCTGGCGCAGGCGCACGGCGTGGGCGGCGGCCTGGTGGGTCCGGTCACGTTGGGCATCATTCCCACCATCGCCCCGTATCTGCTTCCCTCCTTTTTCGACATCGTCTCCGACGAGTTGCCGGGGGTGCATTTGCGCATCATCGAGGAGCAGACCGCCAATCTGTTGACCGGTCTGCGTGAGGGCAGCATCGATGTGGCGATTTTGGCACTGCCGATCGACAACAGTGGCCTGGAGACCACTCACCTGTACGCAGAAGACTTCGCCGTCGTGTGCCCAATCAACCACCCCTTGGCGGGCCGAACTGATTTGTCGGTCTCCGATTTGGAGGGCGAGAAGCTGCTGCTGCTCGACGATGGTCACTGTTTGCGTGACCAGGTGGTGGAGTTGTGCCGTTCCGCTGATTTGCAGGCGCGCAATTCGGTCTCCGATACCCGCCTGGCTAGTTTGGCGACGGTGATGCAGTGTGTGGCCGGCGGGATGGGCGTGACCCTGATTCCGTCCAGCGCTGTAGAGGCGGAGGCTAAAAGGCCGGGTTTGGCGATCGCCCGGTTCTCGTCTTCGGTCACCGCGTCCCGCACGGTGGGGTTGTGCTACCGGCGTTCCTCCGGCCGCGCCGATGAGTTCGAGCGCATCGGCAACATTGCCCGCCGCGCCTTCGACAACAGCATCAAATAG
- a CDS encoding PAC2 family protein, whose amino-acid sequence MSDSSRRMYELAFPRPAVDDQGEGPVLVVALQGYADAGNSIRISNSHLLQALENATIASFTMDELIDYRARRPATTLKDNQVVDVESLELTLRVVKDLSNRPFLLLSGVEPDFRWDAFTDAVSGFVDNYGVSSVLFLYGAAMNVPHTRPLVVSAHGNAPELWANAISLDAQMTIPGSAQLTLEHALMQQGTPVCGFTAHVPHYLGAGDYPAAALGLLTAVSESGDLDLPLKVLQQDASRAQEQINRELGDHVELTPIISQLEQAFDDEVSRRKNQAEIARAEENIPTADELGDLAESFLASVDIDDVSFPPPPEDSDEDTRE is encoded by the coding sequence ATGAGTGATTCTTCGCGGCGTATGTACGAGTTAGCTTTTCCCCGTCCCGCGGTCGACGATCAAGGCGAGGGGCCGGTATTAGTGGTGGCTTTGCAAGGGTATGCCGATGCCGGTAATTCCATCCGCATTAGCAATAGCCATTTGCTGCAGGCTTTAGAAAACGCGACGATTGCTTCCTTCACAATGGACGAGCTGATCGATTATCGCGCCCGCCGTCCAGCGACCACGTTAAAAGATAACCAAGTGGTGGATGTGGAGTCTCTAGAGTTGACTTTGCGCGTGGTGAAAGACCTCTCTAATAGGCCTTTTTTGCTACTTAGTGGCGTAGAGCCAGATTTTCGCTGGGATGCTTTTACCGATGCGGTGAGCGGCTTCGTCGACAATTACGGGGTGTCCTCCGTGCTATTTTTGTACGGCGCGGCGATGAATGTGCCGCACACGCGACCATTGGTGGTTTCGGCGCACGGCAATGCCCCGGAGTTGTGGGCCAATGCGATTTCTTTGGATGCGCAAATGACTATTCCGGGTTCGGCTCAGCTGACACTGGAGCACGCTTTGATGCAGCAGGGCACCCCGGTGTGTGGCTTTACCGCCCATGTCCCCCACTATTTGGGTGCTGGGGATTACCCGGCGGCCGCTTTGGGTTTGCTGACTGCGGTGAGCGAATCGGGAGATTTGGATCTGCCGCTGAAGGTGTTGCAGCAGGACGCTTCGCGCGCCCAGGAGCAGATTAATCGTGAGCTCGGAGATCATGTGGAGCTCACTCCGATTATTTCCCAGCTTGAGCAGGCCTTCGATGATGAGGTGTCGCGCCGGAAGAATCAGGCAGAAATCGCTCGGGCCGAGGAAAACATTCCCACTGCCGATGAGTTGGGAGACTTGGCGGAGTCGTTTTTGGCGTCCGTTGACATTGACGATGTTTCGTTTCCTCCTCCGCCGGAGGATTCGGATGAGGATACCCGTGAGTAA
- a CDS encoding PTS transporter subunit EIIC: protein MSAQDTSRNRVLIYSQRLGRSLMLPIASLPVAGLLLRLGQDDMLGRWADSNTFMAWVSTIFSSAGGALFENLPLLFAVGVAIGWAKKADGSTALAGVVGYVVLSNIFKGMSPFVLGEDSEKTINYGVLAGLVAGLIAAMLWQRYHRTRLPDWLGFFNGRRFVPIITGFTMVLVSIPMLVIYPAFNSALNALSEWMVRYSEAGGFLFGVINRLLIPVGLHHLLNFTPWFMLGEFTGENGETVTGDISRFLAQDPTAGTFMTGFFPIMMFGLPAAALAITRAARPEMRKYVGGGMVSLALTAFLTGITEPIEFAFMFVAWPLYVVHAILTGTSLAVCNALGIHDGFLFSAGALDYLLNFGIATKPLLLLVVGAAYFVIYYFVFYFMITKLDLKTPGRNPEEDQKMMEELTKA from the coding sequence ATGTCTGCTCAAGACACCTCACGCAACCGCGTGCTGATCTACTCCCAGCGGCTCGGCCGCTCCCTGATGCTTCCCATCGCCTCCCTGCCCGTCGCCGGCCTGCTTCTCCGCCTCGGCCAAGACGACATGCTCGGCCGCTGGGCCGACTCCAACACCTTCATGGCATGGGTATCGACCATCTTCTCCTCCGCAGGCGGCGCCCTGTTTGAAAACTTGCCCCTGCTGTTCGCCGTCGGCGTGGCCATCGGATGGGCTAAAAAAGCAGACGGTTCCACCGCCCTGGCCGGTGTTGTCGGATACGTGGTGCTGTCCAACATCTTCAAAGGCATGAGCCCCTTCGTCCTCGGCGAAGACAGCGAAAAAACCATCAACTACGGCGTCCTCGCCGGCCTGGTAGCCGGTCTCATCGCAGCCATGCTCTGGCAGCGCTACCACCGCACTCGCCTTCCCGATTGGCTCGGCTTCTTCAACGGACGCCGCTTCGTGCCCATCATCACCGGCTTCACCATGGTGCTGGTCTCCATCCCGATGCTCGTCATCTACCCGGCCTTCAACTCCGCCCTCAACGCCCTGTCCGAATGGATGGTGCGCTACTCCGAGGCCGGTGGCTTCCTCTTCGGCGTCATCAACCGACTACTCATCCCCGTCGGCCTGCACCACCTGCTCAACTTCACCCCGTGGTTCATGCTCGGTGAATTCACCGGCGAAAACGGCGAAACCGTCACCGGCGACATCAGCCGCTTCCTCGCCCAAGACCCCACCGCCGGTACCTTCATGACCGGATTCTTCCCCATCATGATGTTCGGCCTGCCGGCCGCTGCCCTGGCCATTACCCGCGCCGCCCGCCCCGAAATGCGCAAATACGTCGGTGGCGGCATGGTCTCCCTGGCCCTGACCGCCTTCCTCACCGGCATCACCGAACCCATCGAATTCGCCTTCATGTTCGTCGCATGGCCGCTCTACGTCGTCCACGCCATCCTCACCGGCACCTCCCTGGCTGTCTGCAACGCCCTCGGAATCCACGACGGCTTCCTGTTCTCCGCAGGTGCCCTTGACTACCTACTCAACTTCGGCATCGCAACCAAGCCCCTCCTGCTCCTCGTGGTCGGCGCCGCATACTTCGTCATCTACTACTTCGTCTTCTACTTCATGATCACCAAACTCGATCTGAAGACCCCCGGCCGCAACCCGGAAGAAGACCAGAAGATGATGGAAGAACTCACCAAGGCCTAA
- a CDS encoding glucose PTS transporter subunit EIIB, whose product MANFNPENLLAALGGAENIDEIEGCITRLRTVVNDSSKVDEPALMAEGAKGVMISGDVVQVIVGPQAEMIADDINDLMD is encoded by the coding sequence ATGGCCAACTTCAATCCCGAAAACCTACTTGCCGCACTCGGTGGCGCCGAGAACATCGACGAGATCGAAGGCTGCATCACCCGTTTGCGGACCGTGGTCAATGACTCATCGAAGGTCGACGAGCCGGCGTTGATGGCCGAAGGCGCTAAGGGTGTCATGATTTCCGGGGATGTCGTCCAGGTGATTGTTGGCCCGCAGGCCGAGATGATCGCTGACGACATCAACGACCTGATGGACTAG